In a single window of the Mus musculus strain C57BL/6J chromosome 6, GRCm38.p6 C57BL/6J genome:
- the Reg3g gene encoding regenerating islet-derived protein 3-gamma preproprotein translates to MLPRITITIMSWMLLSCLMLLSQVQGEVAKKDAPSSRSSCPKGSRAYGSYCYALFSVSKNWYDADMACQKRPSGHLVSVLSGAEASFLSSMIKSSGNSGQYVWIGLHDPTLGYEPNRGGWEWSNADVMNYINWETNPSSSSGNHCGTLSRASGFLKWRENYCNLELPYVCKFKA, encoded by the exons ATGCTTCCCCGTATAACCATCACCATCATGTCCTGGATGCTGCTCTCCTGCCTGATGCTCCTTTCTCAGGTGCAAG GTGAAGTTGCCAAGAAAGATGCCCCATCTTCACGTAGCAGCTGCCCCAAGGGCTCCCGTGCCTATGGCTCCTATTGCTATGCCTTGTTTAGTGTATCTAAAAACTGGTATGATGCAGAT ATGGCCTGCCAAAAGAGGCCCTCAGGACATCTTGTGTCTGTGCTCAGTGGCGCTGAAGcttccttcctgtcctccatGATCAAAAGCAGTGGTAACAGTGGCCAATATGTATGGATTGGGCTCCATGACCCGACACTG GGCTATGAACCCAACAGAGGTGGATGGGAGTGGAGCAATGCTGATGTGATGAATTACATCAACTGGGAGACGaatccttcctcttcctcaggcaATCACTGTGGTACCCTGTCAAGAGCCTCAG GATTTCTGAAGTGGAGAGAGAATTATTGTAACTTAGAGTTACCCTATGTCTGCAAATTCAAGGCCTAG